A part of Aegilops tauschii subsp. strangulata cultivar AL8/78 chromosome 2, Aet v6.0, whole genome shotgun sequence genomic DNA contains:
- the LOC120961955 gene encoding uncharacterized protein: protein MSQADLQLTLQGLEAHLKIASKMNGFNLGTWLDIDVTRWTIKEYIQDRIQSDGSSCGLFMLQFIEYWTGHKLSHPITQEDVKPFRQKVAIILHESDLNDIKGTPEYHNPADDIIDTDGVEILDPPPAMVVLRMPLNKNELLCKLRGHIMSIHNADSRE from the exons ATGAGCCAAGCTGATCTACAACTTACG CTTCAGGGGCTTGAGGCGCATCTAAAGATTGCTTCTAAGATGAATGGGTTTAACCTAGGTACTTGGCTAGATATTGATGTAACTAGATGGACTATAAAAGAGTATATTCAAGATCGAATTCAATCTGATGG ATCATCTTGCGGCTTGTTCATGCTACAATTCATTGAATACTGGACAGGACACAAACTGTCACATCCTATTACACAG GAAGATGTCAAACCCTTCAGGCAAAAAGTAGCAATCATTCTCCATGAATCAGATCTGAACGATATAAAAGGAACTCCTGAGTACCATAATCCAGCAGACGATATAATAGATACTGACGGTGTTGAAATATTGGACCCGCCACCTGCCATGGTTGTTCTGAGAATGCCACTTAATAAAAATGAGCTACTTTGCAAACTTCGAGGTCATATCATGTCCATTCATAATGCAGATTCCCGAGAGTAA